A genomic region of Candidozyma auris chromosome 5, complete sequence contains the following coding sequences:
- the ACH1 gene encoding acetyl-CoA hydrolase has product MSAILKQRVRYAPYLQRLRKPEECIELFKHGQYLGWSGFTGVGAPKVVPAALVDHVENNSLQGKFAFNLFVGASAGPEESRWAENSMIMRRSPHQVGKPIAKAINDGRTKFFDKHLSMFPQDLTYGFYTKDKSNDLLDYTIIEATAIKEDGSIVPGPAVGASPEMLSVSDKIIIEVNTKTPSFEGIHDIDLPVNPPFRTPYPHVTADYRVGRTSIPVDPAKVVAIVESTTRDKVPPNTPSDATSQQIGAHLIDFFEHEVKMGRLPKNLLPLQSGIGNIANAVVEGLAESDFKNLTVWTEVLQDSFLDFFASGSLDFATATSIRLTEAGFERFDKHWEEFSKKLCLRSQVVSNSPEIIRRLGVIAMNTPVEVDIYAHANSTNVMGSRMLNGLGGSADFLRNAKISIMHTPSARPSKSDPTGVSCIVPFASHIDQTEHDLDIVVTEQGLADLRGMCPRERAVEIINKCAHPDYKDQLHEYFDRARHHAERAKCMHEPHILRDAFKMHLSLQENGSMKLNSWD; this is encoded by the coding sequence ATGTCAGCAATCTTGAAACAACGTGTCAGGTACGCACCATATTTGCAAAGGTTGAGAAAGCCTGAGGAATGTATTGAGTTGTTCAAACACGGGCAATACCTTGGATGGTCTGGCTTTACTGGTGTCGGAGCACCAAAGGTTGTTCCTGCTGCACTTGTTGACCATGTCGAGAACAACAGCTTACAAGGAAAATTTGCTTTTAATCTATTTGTGGGAGCATCTGCGGGACCCGAAGAGTCGAGATGGGCAGAAAATTCAATGATCATGCGCagatctcctcatcaagtGGGCAAGCCGATTGCTAAAGCCATCAATGACGGTAGGACAAAGTTTTTCGACAAGCATTTGTCGATGTTCCCACAAGACTTGACATACGGATTTTACACGAAGGATAAAAGCAATGACCTCCTCGACTATACCATAATCGAAGCCACGGCCATTAAAGAAGACGGCTCAATAGTGCCCGGTCCAGCTGTTGGCGCATCGCCAGAAATGCTTTCAGTATCTGATAAAATTATAATTGAAGTCAATACTAAAACGCCATCCTTTGAAGGGATTCATGACATTGATTTGCCTGTGAATCCTCCATTTAGAACCCCATACCCTCATGTGACTGCTGACTATAGAGTCGGCCGCACTTCCATTCCAGTTGACCCAGCTAAGGTAGTTGCAATTGTCGAGTCGACCACTCGTGACAAGGTCCCACCGAACACTCCATCTGATGCCACTTCGCAACAAATTGGGGCTCATTTAatagatttttttgagcATGAGGTGAAAATGGGGCGACTCCCAAAGAATTTGTTACCTTTACAATCTGGTATTGGCAATATAGCTAATGCCGTCGTTGAGGGCTTAGCAGAGTCTGATTTCAAGAATCTCACAGTGTGGACAGAAGTTTTACAAGATTCtttcttggacttctttgcttctggTAGCTTAGATTTCGCCACCGCTACTTCAATTCGTTTAACAGAAGCAGGTTTTGAACGATTCGATAAACACTGGGAGGAATTCTCTAAGAAACTTTGTCTCAGATCTCAGGTTGTTTCAAATTCGCCCGAAATTATTAGAAGACTAGGCGTTATCGCGATGAATACCCCAGTCGAAGTAGACATCTACGCGCACGCAAATTCAACGAATGTTATGGGTTCCAGGATGTTAAATGGTCTAGGTGGGTCGGCTGATTTTCTaagaaatgcaaaaatTTCTATAATGCACACACCCTCAGCTAGGCCATCGAAATCTGATCCCACTGGAGTGTCTTGCATTGTCCCATTTGCATCACATATTGATCAGACAGAGCACGACCTTGATATTGTCGTTACAGAGCAAGGTCTTGCAGATCTTAGAGGAATGTGCCCTAGAGAGCGAGCTGTTGAGATAATCAACAAGTGCGCACATCCTGACTACAAAGATCAATTACATGAGTATTTCGATAGAGCGCGCCATCATGCTGAAAGAGCGAAGTGCATGCATGAACCGCACATTTTGAGGGATGCCTTCAAAATGCATTTGAGCTTGCAAGAGAATGGCAGTATGAAGTTAAACTCATGGGATTGA